The Desulfobotulus pelophilus region TGAGAAGGATGTCAAATTCACGGCAGAGCTCGGAAAGTCCTTTGAGCCATTCCGCGGAAGCCACGTTGATGCCACCCTCGGCCTGTATGGTTTCCACGATAACGGCTGCGGGGAGATCCAGGCCTGAGCTTGTATCTTCAATCATTTTTCGCAGGCAGACCAGAGAATCCACGCTGTCGCCGAAGTAGTTTTCAAAGGGCATGAAGCTGACGTTGGACCGACTGATGTGGGCCTCATCTCTGTAAAAGGTGTTGCCTGTCACGGCAAGGGCGCCCATGGAAAGACCGTGGTAACCATTGGTGAACGACACTATATTGGAGCGGCCCTTTACGGTTCTGGCCAGTTTCAGTGCGCTTTCCACCGCATTGGTTCCGGTGGGACCGGTGAACTGGATTTTATAATCCATGTTACGGGGTTCCAGGATGGTGGTGGAAAATTTTTGGAGAAAACTTCGTTTGGCTGTGGTGGCCATGTCCAGTCCGTGGATAATACCATCGGACTGCAGATATTCAATCATGGCTTTGGAGATTTTATCGTTGTTGTGGCCGTAGTTCAGGGTTCCCGCACCGGCAAAAAAATCAATGTAGTTTTTTCCGTTCTCATCGGTGAGAATGGCACCTTTGGAAGTGGCAAAAACGGTGGGGAAGGAGCG contains the following coding sequences:
- the ectB gene encoding diaminobutyrate--2-oxoglutarate transaminase, whose amino-acid sequence is MRIFEALESQVRGYIRSFPTVFATSKGAILTDENGKNYIDFFAGAGTLNYGHNNDKISKAMIEYLQSDGIIHGLDMATTAKRSFLQKFSTTILEPRNMDYKIQFTGPTGTNAVESALKLARTVKGRSNIVSFTNGYHGLSMGALAVTGNTFYRDEAHISRSNVSFMPFENYFGDSVDSLVCLRKMIEDTSSGLDLPAAVIVETIQAEGGINVASAEWLKGLSELCREFDILLIIDDIQVGNGRTGSFFSFEFADIKPDIITLSKALGGGLPMAVVLMRPDLDQWKPGEHTGTFRGNNLAFVACTEALSYWDNNALSESIQYKGNLMYEALDVIRATWPELEASIRGRGMIWGLDIPERSMAREISQKCFEKGLVMELAGAEKQVLKLLPPLVIEEELLKEGLAIIADSVKDVLKEREIA